The genomic interval GGGACGGAGTAATCGTATCCGGCTGTCTTGACGACAGCGGAAACATCGGCCCATGCAAGATCTCTCTCGACGTGAGCTTCGTTGCTAACCCCTGGACATAGAGCAAAGGACGATCATGCTTGAACGAGCCCTCAGAACGTTTCTGTTGATGAAGCAACCCGTGTTCAACTCGGTCGGTGGCCGCGTCCACGTGGGCGACTTCGTGCCGCTTACAGACAAGGACTTGCCCGCGATCGGGATTGAAGCCGATCCCCAAGACCGCGAACGGCAGATCGATGGTCAAGAATCGCCGCTGCAGTTTCAGCGGTTCGACATCGTGATTAAAGCGCTGGAGTTTGCGAAGTCGATCCAGATCGGAAACCTGGTCGCGTCCGCGTTTCGGGCAATTCCGTTCGGCGCCACGATCTTCACAGCGCCCGGAACCGTTCTGATTCAAGCGGGAGATCCGACGATCGTCGGACACGGAACCGGTTGGACCAATGACCTGGTTGGCCAGGAAATCCATTTGCGGGATGGCAACGGGGTTCTGGTCTATTCCGGCACAGTCACTGCCAGGACTTCGGCAACAACCCTGACCGTCTCACCAGCTCTTGCCGTGTCGCAGACGCCCCTCTTGTGGGATCTGCCCGGCGCATCGCTCGCGGTGCAAATAGTACAGGTCGACATTCTTGGGAGCTGGAACGACAAGGAAGAGGATCACGGGCACAGCCTGGCTGTGAAACCGCGTGTGGTCAAGATCCAAATCGGCTGGCTCGAAGACACGTCGACGATCTAAGTTCAGTTCGTGGAGAGGCAGGCAATGGCACAATACCGATCGAAGGGCACGCTGTGGCAAATGACGATCGCCACAGTTCTCACCACGATTGCCCAGGCGACTGCGATCACGCCACCAGGCTGGAAATCGCAGTCGTATGATTCCAGTTTCTTCGACCAGGCCGGAGCGGGCAAATCGAAGGAAATGAACGGCTGGGTCGATGGATCTGACTTCGGAGCGACGTTGTGGTGGGACCCGGCGCTCGCGTCACACATCGCCTTACTTGGCATCGTCACGACGCCAATCAAAAACGCCATGGCGATTGTGCTGCCGTCGACGCCGATCTTCGGCAGCGTGACACCGGCCCCCTCCAAGACAATCTCGTTCACGTCTGCCGGAATCGAGCTGACTCCGAAAATCGACATGGACAAGGGTGTCAGCCTCGACGTCAAAGGCGACATCGACGGCCTGCCCACCGTGACGTAATCGCCCGGCGATCGCCGATTGTTCTTCCACACTTTTTTCGATGGATCGAAATATGAAGTGCCGCTTGCTTCGTGACGAATTGATCACCAACCCCGAATTGAAGGGATGGGAAGATCTGAGAGCCCTGGTAGATCAATTCCATGCCGGTGAGATCACTGCCGCTGAGTTCGACGCCAAACGCCAGGTGACGGCACCGGCGGGCACCGTGATCGAGCACAAAGACGCTTGGTTGCTGGTCGCGATGGGCCGAGCCGAGCCCGTTGACCAGGCTTGCGCCGAACGCGCGAATCGCGTCATGCCTGGCAGTGCAAGCCTCGACGTCAAGATCGTCGCCGCCGCTGAAGCCAGTGATCAGTTGGAGCTCGCCCAGATGACCGGCAATCCCCAGTTCGATGCCAGCCCTGGTCAGATCGAGGCGCTAAGGGCCGACCGCGAAAAGAAACTCGCGGCCGCACAGTAACGCTCTCGACACGCGAGCTGTCGTTTCATCACTCATCGAAAGTCGGATCATGACCGCGTCCAGTTTTGCAGAAATGAAAGCCGCCGGAAAACGGCGTGTCGTCCCGTTCACCGGCCTCGAAGAATTCGGCCTGACGCTGTACTGCTGTTCGATCACAGAGCAGGAATCGGCGAACCAGGAAGCCGCATCCTGGAAGCCTGGCACGATCGACATCGATCCGCATCGGCTAAAGAGTGCCCGCCGAAAGCTGATCGCGATGACCGTCAGCGATGAGGAAGGCAATCGGTTGCTGAACGAAGAACAGGCAGCGGAACTCGATAGCGTGCTGGCTGGCATCCTGTACGAGCAGGCTGCAGCTCACACGTCATTGCGGATGCGTTCAAAAAACTTGCCATCCGCGAGCGGAGAGCAGACGCCTATCGACTCGCGGTCATCTGCGGACGGCCCGACGTCGACCAGCTCCTCGACGAACTAACGCCCGATCAGTTCGCGGAATGGCGTGAGTACTTCGCCCTTGAACCGAATCGGGCCATTGATCGCGATCGCCCGTTGGCCACGATCCTGGCGGCGATCGCCGGGGCCTGCGGTAAGGATTTGGATATCGACACCGCGCTCCGAACCTGGGGACATCACATCCCCGAGCCGCCTTTCGATCCCGATGCGAACGCGGCGGCCATCCTCGCCGGATTCGGCGGGTAGAAGCGAATAGGGCACAAGCACAAATGACGCTGACATCCCTGGGAAGACAACCTTGCCCTCGAAGGCCAAGATGATTTGTGCAAGAATCATTGTGTTAAGGATGTGTGAGCACGCCAAATAGATCGTCCAACAACTTCTCGAATTGGTGATCGAAACAACCATGGAAACACGCTTTGTCAAACTGAATTCATATTGGTCCGTCGATGAAGCAAACCTCGCGAAGCTGCATTTAAAAAGTGAAGGAATTGAAGCGGACCTTGAAGGCGAGACGGTGGCGAGCGTGGCTTGGATAAATGCCAATGCCATTGGCGGCGTGAAACTACTCGTTAAGGATCTTGATGTAGATCGTGCTCGAAAGATTCTGCGAATGAATTCAGAGACGCACGCCTCGGTTCAACATCAATCTGAACTATCGAACGCGATTCCTGCTGATGATGGCAGCGGACGTACCGAACTCACTGATGAAGGTGACGAAGCTTCTCTCACGCCAACGGCGTTCAGTCGATTACGGAATCGCAAGCGGCTGCTCATCGGGCTCTTCCTTCTCTGTCCAATTGTTCTCATCGTCACAATTAAACTTCTTTCTGCATTCAACGTTTACACGCGATTCGGACCCTGAAAAAATCCTCCGTGGATGGCATTCATTCCACCTGCAGTAATCGTCGCCTTGTTGGTTCTCAAAGCAGCAATCTGTAGTCACAACCAACTTCAATCCAAAAATTGATTCGGAAGCCGAACAAGGGTAACTAGCGCCGTTCGGAACTGGCTCAGCACAGTCCTGAACGGTGTTTTGTTTCTCTCGAGCGCAGCAAACGGCCATGTGGTGAAGGGATTCACCGCATGGCCAGCCTGGGCGACATCGTTATCGGTCTGCAGATGGACAACCGCCAATTCAACCNNNNNNNNNNNNNNNNNNNNNNNNNNNNNNNNNNNNNNNNNNNNNNNNNNNNNNNNNNNNNNNNNNNNNNNNNNNNNNNNNNNNNNNNNNNNNNNNNNNNNNNNNNNNNNNNNNNNNNNNNNNNNNNNNNNNNNNNNNNNNNNNNNNNNNNNNNNNNNNNNNNNNNNNNNNNNNNNNNNNNNNNNNNNNNNNNNNNNNNNNNNNNNNNNNNNNNNNNNNNNNNNNNNNNNNNNNNNNNNNNNNNNNNNNNNNNNNNNNNNNNNNNNNNNNNNNNNNNNNNNNNNNNNNNNNNNNNNNNNNNNNNNNNNNNNNNNNNNNNNNNNNNNNNNNNNNNNNNNNNNNNNNNNNNNNNNNNNNNNNNNNNNNNNNNNNNNNNNNNNNNNNNNNNNNNNNNNNNNNNNNNNNNNNNNNNNNNNNNNNNNNNNNNNNNNNNNNNNNNNNNNNNNNNNNNNNNNNNNNNNNNNNNNNNNNNNNNNNNNNNNNNNNNNNNNNNNNNNNNNNNNNNNNNNNNNNNNNNNNNNNNNNNNNNNNNNNNNNNNNNNNNNNNNNNNNNNNNNNNNNNNNNNNNNNNNNNNNNNNNNNNNNNNNNNNNNNNNNNNNNNNNNNNNNNNNNNNNNNNNNNNNNNNNNNNNNNNNNNNNNNNNNNNNNNNNNNNNNNNNNNNNNNNNNNNNNNNNNNNNNNNNNNNNNNNNNNNNNNNNNNNNNNNNNNNNNNNNNNNNNNNNNNNNNNNNNNNNNNNNNNNNNNNNNNNNNNNNNNNNNNNNNNNNNNNNNNNNNNNNNNNNNNNNNNNNNNNNNNNNNNNNNNNNNNNNNNNNNNNNNNNNNNNNNNNNNNNNNNNNNNNNNNNNNNNNNNNNNNNNNNNNNNNGTATCGCGGCCATCGGCTCCGGAAAGAATCCGCTGACGGCGGCGAACGATGCATTCATCAGCACCCTGGCCGGTCAGCAGGACGAAAAGGGAGCTGGCAAGAACCATTACCAAGCGTTCGCGGATGCCTTCAGCCAGACCTACAAGGACTCGATTGAAGGGCTGAACGATCAGGGCGGTTTGTCCGCCGGTCTGAAGTCCCGCCGTGATGCACTGCTCAACGGAATCGGCGAACGTGAGTTCCAGCTCACAAACATCGCCAAGCCAAATTTCGAACCCTCTCCGGATGCGACTGACGAGGAAGAGGGCAACGGCAAAAAGAAGAAAGAGAAAAAGGAGAAGGCCGACAAGTCGGACTCCAAGGCAGCCCTGATCGGCAGCTCCGACGCGGCCGCCACTCTGCTCCGCGGTGTCTTCGGCGGCGATATCGATAAGCAGCAGTTGAACGTTCAGAAGCAACAGCTCGCCGAAACCAAAAAGACCAACGCAGCCCTGGCAAACTCTCGACCGATCCAAGTCGCCAACCCCTAACGAGGCAGCCATGACCCTTGAACAAATCTTCGCACAGCCTGAGTTCGACGGCATGACCGACGAGCAGGCCCTGGCCTACGGCGATGACACGATCGTCATCGGCGGGACAGCTGAATTGTGGTCCTACAGCGGCGTGGCTGTCATGTTCGGCGACGTGGCCGCTGAAGGTTTGCTGATCGCGATTCAAGACGTGGGACTGCCCGGAGCCGCCCAGGTCTATCTAACACGAGGCATGCAACTGTCACTGCCAAGCGTCCAGGACAAACTCAGTGCGATCGGCGGCATGTTCCCCGCCCTTTCATCTGTCTGCACGGCGCTTAAGGAAATCGGCATCACGCACGGCTGCCGCTGGCAGCAATGGGGTATCGAGCCCCCAACCCTTGAGCAAGTCACGGCCGCACGCCAGGCCCCGACCGAAGCGATGAAGATTGCTGCTTTGCTCAATGAGTTCATCACACCGTATGTCGCTCGTCCCGATGCCACGTTGTCGGGGTTGCTGGCCGTCATTACCGACGCGACGAAGTGAGGAACATCATGCAGGCGTTTGACGAGTTTGGCCGCGAAGTGTTTCCGGTCGTAATCAACACGATTTGCCCGGTCGCGTATGCGGAACCGGCAAGGCAGCTTGCTCTGCGACACATGACCACCGTCGAGCAGGCCAGCGGTGACACGCTCGGGCGCATGCTCGACATCAACCTTGGTCCGATCGGAGCTGACGAAATCACTCACGTGTTCTGTTCGCGAAACGCATACACCCATCAGGTGGGCATGGTGGTCGAAGCGTTCCAGCAAGAATCGCTTCCCTGGGGCGGAACTCGTGCGTACTCGCTACTCAGCGATCGCGAAGAGGTCAAACGCATGTTTTGTGTCGTGCTCGGTCCAACCTCTGTCGTCCTCAACTGGCTGGGCTTGGAGGTGAAGCCATGAGCGCGGCGACTGTTTACCCAAACGGGGACGGCACGAAGATCGGCTTCAGCGACCAGGCGGGCGGGACGACGAATCTCTACGCGGCGGTTTCAGAAGGAACCGGCAGTCCCAATGATTCGAACTACATCACGAACACAGATTCCGGTGGGAAATCGCTGTTCTTTTTGTTGGGTGACATGCCTGGGGACTTCGTCGCCGCTACCAGCGTTTCGATCTCGATTCGTGTTCGCCGCGACAACAGCAAGTCCAATTCGTGTGCGTGGATTGCGTGCCAACTCGTTCAGTCGGATGAAGCGACAGCGCTAACCGCTTCGGCAGCGGTCACGGACACGACGACAACCACGACCTTCACATTCACGCCGAACGTGACAGGCGCAACCACGAAATCCGCGTGGGATGGTGCCCGACTAATGCTCACGNNNNNNNNNNNNNNNNNNNNNNNNNNNNNNNNNNNNNNNNNNNNNNNNNNNNNNNNNNNNNNNNNNNNNNNNNNNNNNNNNNNNNNNNNNNNNNNNNNNNNNNNNNNNNNNNNNNNNNNNNNNNNNNNNNNNNCACCACCCCCTCGATCGATATCGAGGTCTATGATGACTCGGGCATCCCCGTGACGGGCCTCGTCGCTGCAACGATGCCGACGACGTCTTATTCGATAGGCGGGTCAAACGCGAAAGTGGCGATCACCTTAGTCGATGTGTCATTGGAGACGTCGGCGTGGACACCCGGAGGGTTCAAGGAACGCGGCAACGGTGTTTACCGGCTCGACCTTCCCACGGCGGCGATTAACGTTGCCGGANNNNNNNNNNNNNNNNNNNNNNNNNNNNNNNNNNNNNNNNNNNNNNNNNNNNNNNNNNNNNNNNNNNNNNNNNNNNNNNNNNNNNNNNNNNNNNNNNNNNNNNNNNNNNNNNNNNNTCTGCTGTCGTCAGGTACAGGTACGGGGCAACTCAACTTCTCAGGTGGCATCGTCAGGTCTGACGTTCGTCAAGCGAACGGCAACAACGTCACGACCACGAACGCGGGTTACCTCGATACCTACACCGCATCAATGGCAACAGGCGTCATGTCTGCTCAGCAATTCAATGTTGAGGGGCGATTGTTGCTTGGAGCCTCGAATTTCATCTCGACGGCAACGACGGTGCCAGCGACTAATGGAGCGTGGACGATCTATAGCGCCTACTTGAATCGCGCGTCCTACTTGNNNNNNNNNNNNNNNNNNNNNNNNNNNNNNNNNNNNNNNNNNNNNNNNNNNNNNNNNNNNNNNNNNNNNNNNNNNNNNNNNNNNNNNNNNNNNNNNNNNNNNNNNNNNNNNNNNNNNNNNNNNNNNNNNNNNNNNNNNNNNNNNNNNNNNNNNNNNNNNNNNNNNNNNNNNNNNNNNNNNNNNNNNNNNNNNNNNNNNNNNNNNNNNNNNNNNNNNNNNNNNNNNNNNNNNNNNNNNNNNGCGATCGGTAGCTTGTCGATCCCAGCGGCCAGTGCGATTGCCACAGCGGTTTGGTCGACGGTCATCACCGGATCAACCCAGGCCGGTTCCGTCCTGGTGGCGTGGCTGTCGTTCATGGCGTCCTACGTCACACCAGCCACGCCGGCCGATGTCGCAGACGCTCAGGCCGCAATCATTGACGCAATTGACTCCACGAGCGCTGGCGAAGGCACCCTGACCGGAATTTCCACCGGCGGCGTGATCGCCTTGCGAAACGCCCTGACTGGTGTCGACGTGACATCGGTTCGCCTGGTGGACGATTCCGGAAGTTTGAGTGTGCCACTCGTCCAGGGCGACACCTACGAGGCCGCCACGGGTACTGGCATTCCCATCCCGTGCCCCAATGCGAGCCTGGTCGGCTGGACGCCAGAACTGGCAATCGACGTCGCTGGCAGAGTCGTGGTGGTCACCGCCACCGCGATCACCGACTGGTCACTGCCGATCTACTTCGACATGACCGCCGCTCAATCCTCATCGTTGCCGACAGGCGTCGACGGCACGTGCGTCCTGCGATTCACCAAATCAGGCAAGACACACACAACCACAGTCAACGGCCGCGTCACGGTGACGGCCCGCATCGGCTGATCCAAACTCCCAACCTAGTTCGGCGCGAATTGACTGCATGCCGCCCATGCTTATCGACTTTCAGGATCTCACTGACTACGCCAACGAATTCGATTTTCGAAGCGATTACTTTTTCGGCCCTTGGTACGATCTAAAGTGACCCTCACGGAAATCGTAATTGTTAAAATTGGCCACAGTTCCTCTAAGAATCTTTGTAAGATTCGTAATTGCCTCTTTGGCGTCAATCTGTGTGTTGGCACCATTACCGTGCAGGTAATCATTGCGCATTTCTGCCAGCTTCTGCGTTACCTTCGAAATCTCTTTCGAAATTATTCCGCATTTGAGTAGGAATTCCCAAAGAGTCCTAAAATCAACCCTTTCCAGCTTCTCAAGTGCTTCGTCACTAGGACTACGAATCCCTTGACTATCCGCAATCCGAATGCTGTCTCTTGCCAAATCTTTCATGACACGCTCGGAAATAACACAACAAATCGCAATGCAGCCGTAAAAGTACCCGTCGACATAGAGGTCGCGCGCTTCTTTCAACAAATTATAGATAAATGTACTTGCTTCACCATTGCCTGGTATGATGATTGATTCAAGTTCTCTTTCCCTGGCATGCATCTCATCTATGTGGCGTTTAAAATGCCCAATCTTCTGTCGGCAAAAAAAGCTCTTTGCTTGTTCGTCAGTCTTGAAAACGGCCTTCAGGAACGGACGGCCGACAATTCTGATCTTCCGTGGTCCTTCAGGAATACGCTCAGGCGTGTCTTCGGACATCATTGGGCTCCATTTGTTGTTTAATCACTAGCTGGATAGCAAATGATATCCAATATCCGATGATCTTTAGTAGTCACGTTCGCGACCGAGCTCGATCCTGAGAGGATCTCAAGTATCTGTTGATCTGATCGGTAGATGCAACACGCGTCTTGGGCGGGCGTCGCACAAGTACGACGTCGCTTGATTCAAACTCGCAAATCAGGGCCTCCTTTCAACTGGCTTGGCTGGCCAGGGCTTTCAAAAGAGTGACCCGGACGGACGGGGCCTGACGGCCGTTCCGACGTACCATTTCACGAGTGAAGTCATCTCGACAAAGCTTCAGAACTTCGTCCATCGGAAGACTGTCGAGCTGATCGCCGAAGTCGAGCTCGAGCTGGCGCATCGTGTCCGCTGACGCAGCCACGGCCTTGGCTTCGAGATCACGCTTGCGGGCGGCTTCCGCGTCGTGCTCAGCCCGACGTCTGGACTGAGCACGCTGCAGAAAGTCCGCGGAGACCTTCGGGAAGTAACTCCCAAGGTCCGTCCTGAGTTTCCCCGTTTCAAGATGCAGACGCGCCTTGG from Schlesneria paludicola DSM 18645 carries:
- a CDS encoding putative signal transducing protein, translated to MIETTMETRFVKLNSYWSVDEANLAKLHLKSEGIEADLEGETVASVAWINANAIGGVKLLVKDLDVDRARKILRMNSETHASVQHQSELSNAIPADDGSGRTELTDEGDEASLTPTAFSRLRNRKRLLIGLFLLCPIVLIVTIKLLSAFNVYTRFGP